A window from Actinomycetospora corticicola encodes these proteins:
- the hrpB gene encoding ATP-dependent helicase HrpB, producing the protein MIDEVRLDLPVRAALPSLRAALDEHGTAVLVAPPGTGKTTLVPLALAGQVGGRVLVAEPRRVAVRAAAARMASLLGEKVGDRVGYAIRGERKPGSRVEVVTTGLLVARLQHDPELAGVDAVVLDECHERHLDTDLALAFTVDARVLRPDLRLLATSATAAADRLADALDGPVVTAPDPLHDVAVVWSPPPRPVPPPQGMRVEPALLDHVAATTRRALAEHDGDALVFLPGRREIDDVARRLSGVDAEVLPLHGGLSSAAQDVVLAGSVRGDLLAPDVSGGPRPTPRRVVLTTSIAETSLTVPGVRIVVDAGLSRQPWTDHARGLDALVTVLASRSSATQRAGRAGREAPGVAYRCWSEAEHAHRDRDDDPEVAHADLAAFALALARWGTPDAGGLALLDAPPPPAFDAARATLRGLGLVHDRATEHADRGSITSRGRAVAGVGVHPRLGRALLDGADAVGARLTAEVVALLATGGPGRSDDLEDRLRAARSGDDPGWRAEVRRLDRALREAHTRQATSGARLPDVTLATGAATVVALAYPDRLARARGADSREFLTTGGTGVELGRESGLRGQEWLAVADAARGPGDRVARVRLAVPIDEDLARTAAAHLHTDDEVVDWEDGDVVVERRERLGAIVLARRPIPKPTARALAPAVRKGLEQEGLGLLHWTDAATSLRQRLAFLHTALGAPWPAVDDASLLARADEWLDLSRVRRRADLARLTPPLTALLPWPEASRFDELAPTHVTTPDGRRVRVDYADPEKPTVALKLQHAFGWERAPELAGVPVVVHLLSPAGRPAAVTADLASFWGEGYRQVRADLRGRYPKHAWPEDPRRP; encoded by the coding sequence GTGATCGACGAGGTGCGGCTCGACCTGCCGGTGCGGGCCGCGCTGCCGTCCCTGCGCGCCGCGCTGGACGAGCACGGCACCGCCGTCCTCGTCGCCCCGCCCGGCACCGGCAAGACCACGCTCGTTCCGCTGGCGCTCGCCGGGCAGGTCGGGGGCCGGGTCCTCGTCGCCGAACCCCGACGGGTCGCGGTGCGGGCGGCGGCCGCCCGGATGGCGTCCCTGCTCGGCGAGAAGGTCGGCGACCGGGTCGGCTACGCGATCCGCGGCGAGCGGAAGCCGGGTTCCCGCGTCGAGGTCGTGACGACGGGCCTGCTCGTCGCCCGCCTGCAGCACGACCCGGAGCTCGCCGGGGTCGACGCGGTCGTCCTCGACGAGTGCCACGAGCGCCACCTCGACACCGACCTGGCGCTCGCGTTCACCGTCGACGCCCGGGTCCTGCGCCCCGACCTCCGGCTCCTCGCGACGTCGGCGACCGCCGCCGCCGACCGGCTGGCCGACGCCCTCGACGGCCCCGTCGTCACCGCCCCCGACCCGCTGCACGACGTCGCGGTCGTCTGGTCCCCGCCGCCGCGCCCCGTACCGCCGCCCCAGGGCATGCGGGTGGAGCCGGCCCTGCTCGACCACGTCGCCGCGACCACGCGTCGGGCACTGGCCGAGCACGACGGCGACGCCCTCGTGTTCCTCCCCGGCCGCCGCGAGATCGACGACGTGGCGCGGCGACTCTCCGGGGTCGACGCCGAGGTGCTCCCCCTGCACGGCGGGCTGAGCAGCGCGGCGCAGGACGTCGTGCTCGCGGGGAGCGTGCGTGGCGACCTGCTGGCGCCGGACGTCAGCGGTGGGCCACGGCCGACCCCGCGGCGGGTCGTCCTCACCACGTCCATCGCCGAGACGAGCCTGACCGTCCCGGGCGTCCGGATCGTCGTCGACGCCGGGCTCTCCCGGCAGCCCTGGACGGACCACGCCCGCGGCCTCGACGCCCTCGTCACCGTGCTCGCCTCCCGCTCGTCGGCCACGCAGCGAGCGGGGCGCGCGGGTCGGGAGGCACCCGGCGTTGCGTATCGATGCTGGTCGGAGGCCGAGCACGCCCACCGCGACCGCGACGACGACCCCGAGGTCGCCCACGCCGACCTCGCCGCCTTCGCCCTCGCGCTCGCCCGCTGGGGCACGCCCGACGCCGGTGGACTCGCCCTGCTCGACGCTCCCCCGCCGCCCGCCTTCGACGCCGCCCGCGCCACCCTGCGCGGCCTCGGGCTCGTTCACGACAGAGCAACCGAGCACGCCGATAGGGGGTCGATCACCTCGCGCGGCCGGGCGGTCGCGGGCGTCGGGGTGCACCCGCGGCTGGGTCGGGCGCTGCTCGACGGAGCGGACGCCGTCGGGGCCCGCCTGACCGCCGAGGTCGTCGCCCTGCTCGCCACCGGCGGACCGGGACGGTCGGACGACCTCGAGGACCGGCTGCGGGCCGCCCGTTCCGGGGACGACCCGGGCTGGCGCGCCGAGGTCCGCCGCCTCGACCGGGCGCTCCGCGAGGCGCACACCAGACAGGCCACGAGCGGCGCGCGCCTGCCTGACGTCACCCTCGCGACCGGCGCCGCCACGGTCGTCGCCCTCGCCTACCCCGACCGCCTCGCCCGCGCCCGCGGCGCCGACTCCCGCGAGTTCCTGACGACGGGTGGCACGGGGGTCGAGCTCGGGCGGGAGTCGGGACTGCGCGGGCAGGAGTGGCTCGCCGTCGCGGACGCGGCGCGGGGCCCCGGCGACCGGGTCGCGCGCGTCCGGCTCGCCGTGCCGATCGACGAGGACCTCGCCCGCACCGCCGCCGCGCACCTGCACACCGACGACGAGGTGGTCGACTGGGAGGACGGCGACGTCGTGGTGGAGCGTCGCGAAAGGCTCGGCGCGATCGTCCTCGCCCGGCGCCCGATCCCGAAGCCGACGGCGAGAGCCCTCGCACCCGCCGTCCGGAAGGGGCTGGAACAGGAGGGGCTCGGCCTGCTGCACTGGACCGACGCGGCGACGTCGCTCCGGCAGCGCCTGGCCTTCCTGCACACCGCGCTCGGCGCCCCGTGGCCCGCCGTCGACGACGCGTCACTCCTGGCGCGGGCCGACGAGTGGCTCGACCTCTCCCGCGTCCGCCGTCGTGCCGACCTCGCCCGGCTCACCCCACCCCTGACAGCGCTGCTGCCGTGGCCCGAGGCGTCCCGGTTCGACGAGCTCGCCCCGACGCACGTCACCACCCCCGACGGGCGACGGGTACGCGTGGACTACGCCGACCCGGAGAAACCCACCGTCGCGCTGAAGCTCCAGCACGCGTTCGGATGGGAGCGCGCGCCGGAGCTGGCCGGGGTACCCGTCGTCGTGCACCTGCTCTCACCCGCGGGACGGCCGGCGGCCGTGACCGCCGACCTGGCGTCGTTCTGGGGCGAGGGCTACCGGCAGGTGCGCGCCGACCTGCGCGGGCGCTACCCGAAGCACGCGTGGCCGGAGGACCCGCGGCGCCCCTAG
- a CDS encoding ATP-binding cassette domain-containing protein, with amino-acid sequence MHSTPAIEVDGLERSFGDVRAVDGISFTAEKGQVLGLLGPNGSGKTTTVRMLATLLPPTGGRASVLGHDVVTDAVAVRGRIGLTGQYAAVDEALTGRDNLFLIGRLLDLGRQEAKRRAAELIEQFGLVEAAGRRARTYSGGMRRRLDLAASLVGRPEVLFLDEPTTGLDPHHRNEVWEAVRTLAEDGVTVLLTTQYLEEADQLAHDLVVLDHGLVIASGTAAELKSRAGGRRLHVRPELPGEAPLVAAIVASDVGREPVLAPSGEVVVGTSDPGALRRVEDRLAVAGIAVAEIGLRLPSLDDVFLSLTGRATEGVPA; translated from the coding sequence ATGCACTCCACCCCCGCCATCGAGGTCGACGGCCTCGAGCGCTCGTTCGGCGATGTCCGGGCCGTCGACGGCATCTCCTTCACCGCCGAGAAGGGCCAGGTGCTCGGTCTGCTCGGGCCCAACGGCTCGGGCAAGACGACCACCGTCCGCATGCTCGCCACCCTGCTCCCACCCACGGGCGGACGGGCGAGCGTGCTGGGCCACGACGTCGTCACCGACGCCGTCGCGGTCCGCGGCCGCATCGGGCTCACCGGCCAGTACGCCGCCGTCGACGAGGCCCTGACCGGTCGCGACAACCTGTTCCTCATCGGCCGGCTCCTCGATCTGGGCCGCCAGGAGGCGAAACGACGGGCCGCTGAGCTCATCGAGCAGTTCGGGCTCGTCGAGGCCGCCGGGCGTCGCGCGAGGACCTACTCCGGCGGCATGCGGCGACGCCTCGACCTGGCCGCGAGCCTCGTCGGGCGCCCCGAGGTGCTGTTCCTCGACGAGCCGACCACCGGGCTCGACCCGCACCACCGCAACGAGGTGTGGGAGGCGGTCCGGACCCTCGCCGAGGACGGCGTCACGGTCCTGCTCACCACCCAGTACCTCGAGGAGGCCGACCAGCTCGCCCACGACCTCGTCGTCCTCGACCACGGCCTCGTCATCGCCTCCGGCACGGCGGCCGAGCTGAAGTCCCGCGCCGGCGGGCGGCGGCTGCACGTCCGCCCGGAGCTCCCGGGCGAGGCGCCACTGGTCGCCGCGATCGTCGCTTCGGACGTCGGGCGCGAGCCGGTGCTCGCGCCGTCCGGCGAGGTCGTGGTCGGCACCTCCGACCCCGGCGCGCTGCGTCGCGTCGAGGACCGCCTGGCCGTCGCCGGCATCGCCGTGGCCGAGATCGGCCTGCGCCTACCCAGCCTCGACGACGTCTTCCTCTCCCTCACCGGTCGCGCCACCGAAGGAGTCCCCGCATGA
- a CDS encoding ABC transporter permease: MTTTLEPTAPVVGKAPSGRRVPSTLRHGASLARRGIVKTIHSPEALIDVTLQPVIFLLLFVYVFGGAIAGNSADYLHFALPGVLLQTVVFASAGTGVGLAEDLKTGIFDRFRSLPISRAAPLLGAIGADLVRYLTAGVIMLAFGFVLGYRTSASPLAVLAAFGLVLAFAFALCWVFTALAMVVREPRSVQGLSATIMLPLTFASSVFVPTSTMPGWLQGFVAINPVSRSADAVRALLDGAPAGGAAAISLLTSAVVVVIFAPLAVTLYRRRA; encoded by the coding sequence ATGACCACCACTCTCGAGCCGACCGCTCCCGTCGTCGGGAAGGCTCCTTCCGGACGGCGGGTGCCCTCGACCCTGCGCCACGGCGCGTCGCTCGCGCGGCGCGGGATCGTGAAGACGATCCACTCGCCGGAGGCGCTGATCGACGTGACGCTGCAGCCGGTGATCTTCCTGCTGCTGTTCGTCTACGTGTTCGGCGGCGCGATCGCCGGCAACAGCGCCGACTACCTGCACTTCGCCCTGCCCGGTGTCCTGCTCCAGACGGTCGTGTTCGCGTCGGCGGGCACCGGGGTCGGGCTCGCCGAGGACCTCAAGACCGGCATCTTCGACCGCTTCCGCAGCCTGCCGATCTCGCGGGCGGCGCCGCTGCTCGGAGCGATCGGCGCCGACCTCGTCCGCTATTTGACGGCGGGCGTGATCATGCTGGCCTTCGGGTTCGTCCTGGGCTACCGGACGTCCGCGTCGCCGCTCGCGGTGCTCGCCGCGTTCGGGCTCGTGCTCGCCTTCGCGTTCGCCCTGTGCTGGGTGTTCACGGCGCTGGCGATGGTCGTGCGGGAACCGCGGTCGGTGCAGGGCCTGTCGGCGACGATCATGCTGCCGCTGACCTTCGCGAGCTCCGTGTTCGTCCCGACGAGCACGATGCCCGGCTGGCTGCAGGGCTTCGTCGCGATCAACCCGGTGTCCCGGTCCGCCGATGCGGTGCGGGCCCTGCTCGACGGCGCCCCCGCCGGGGGAGCGGCCGCGATCTCGCTGCTGACCTCCGCCGTCGTCGTCGTGATCTTCGCCCCGCTGGCCGTCACGCTGTACCGACGGCGGGCGTGA
- a CDS encoding BTAD domain-containing putative transcriptional regulator encodes MIRLLGPVSVVDDDGRELLPAGPRVRGLLARLALDAGRPVDAATLVDALWGEDPPSTANALQSLASRLRRAVGAQRVRSSSGGYLLAVDPDDVDALRFATLRRTALAEPDDERACALLTEALALWQDPVLGGLGDLPFAGPAAARLADARAGAAEELAARGLRGRAPDAGRDTLVAVLDADPLRETTAVALARGLSAGGRRADALAVLDRTRTTLAEELGVDPGPELARVRTELLQDAAEPAPVVGKARPQALTSFVGREDDLARLRGLVATSRLVTITGPGGAGKTRLATEAVRDEPRRVAVAELAALTGGDQVAPGVLHAVGGPELALGDPGAADSVLPRLRAALAGRETVLVLDNCEHLVEASAVLVHDLLTAVPGLVVLATSREPLGVPGEVLHPLGALDDAHATQLFAERAAAVRPGFDLSRHRTVVREICRRLDGQPLPIELAAARVRSLEPAEIAERLADRFRLLTTGSRTALPRHQTLRAVVDWSWDLLSDAERTLAARFGAFAGAVDLRAVEAVCGDEAFDLLGLLVEKSLVVAVPGEPTRYRMLETIREYALARLDAAVDRDAVVAAHAAWVLAVLEPVEPALRGGGQLDALAVVRAVDGEAVRALERAVEAGDAVRGHRLLAALTWSWVVRGDMASLIRWSERLFTLPVPTTGTDVAVNRSLHTVLLAVTVPGTDVRGGSAAVLAMLPELPRPLHPVVALHEPTARAFLDDDRSGLVDLAAAADDPWLRAAAAQLAAVHAENAGDLAGQRRALRAAYDGFAALGDRFGLGMTTFSLGELEDLAGDRVAARRTFAAAIALAAELDNADDVPQYRMRLAALAARDGDATEAREQLRLATEAARGSNDPGTAAWLAWSGADVQRRLGDPDRALATLRAHPPSSGDGLGPGRAQREAMVHDLTASALIDLGRLDEARVEVEAARRAGEEAKDGPVRGQVAETAARLALAEGDPGRAADLLAEAVARRGALHLGDPDVVATRDGCGFTPTA; translated from the coding sequence ATGATCCGGCTGCTCGGCCCCGTCTCGGTGGTCGACGACGACGGGCGCGAACTGCTGCCCGCCGGGCCGCGCGTGCGGGGGCTGCTCGCGCGACTCGCGCTCGACGCCGGGCGGCCGGTCGACGCCGCCACGCTCGTCGACGCGCTCTGGGGCGAGGACCCGCCGTCGACGGCCAACGCCCTGCAGTCCCTCGCCTCCCGTCTGCGCCGGGCCGTCGGTGCGCAGCGGGTGCGCTCGTCGTCCGGCGGCTACCTCCTCGCCGTCGACCCCGACGACGTGGACGCGTTGCGGTTCGCGACGCTGCGCCGGACCGCGCTGGCCGAGCCCGACGACGAGCGGGCGTGCGCCCTGCTCACCGAGGCCCTCGCGCTGTGGCAGGACCCGGTCCTGGGCGGACTCGGGGACCTGCCCTTCGCCGGGCCCGCCGCCGCCCGGCTCGCCGATGCCCGGGCCGGCGCCGCGGAGGAGCTGGCCGCCCGTGGGCTCCGCGGTCGGGCCCCCGACGCCGGACGGGACACCCTCGTCGCCGTCCTCGACGCCGACCCGCTGCGCGAGACCACCGCCGTCGCCCTCGCCCGCGGGCTGTCCGCGGGCGGCCGTCGCGCCGACGCGCTCGCCGTCCTGGACCGCACCCGCACCACGCTCGCCGAGGAGCTCGGCGTCGACCCCGGGCCGGAGCTGGCGCGGGTCCGGACCGAGCTGCTGCAGGACGCAGCTGAGCCCGCACCCGTCGTCGGGAAGGCCAGGCCGCAGGCCCTGACCTCCTTCGTCGGACGCGAGGACGACCTGGCCCGGCTGCGGGGTCTGGTCGCGACGTCGCGGCTGGTCACGATCACCGGCCCCGGCGGCGCGGGGAAGACGCGGCTCGCGACGGAGGCCGTGCGCGACGAGCCCCGGCGGGTCGCGGTCGCGGAGCTCGCCGCGCTGACCGGCGGCGACCAGGTCGCCCCGGGCGTGCTGCACGCGGTCGGCGGCCCGGAGCTCGCGCTCGGCGACCCGGGCGCCGCGGACTCCGTGCTGCCGCGGCTGCGGGCCGCCCTCGCGGGCCGGGAGACGGTGCTGGTCCTCGACAACTGCGAGCACCTCGTCGAGGCGTCGGCCGTGCTCGTCCACGACCTGCTCACCGCCGTGCCCGGCCTCGTCGTCCTCGCCACCAGCCGGGAGCCGCTGGGCGTGCCCGGGGAGGTGCTCCACCCGCTCGGCGCCCTGGACGACGCGCACGCCACGCAGCTGTTCGCCGAACGGGCCGCCGCCGTCCGCCCGGGCTTCGACCTGAGCCGTCACCGCACGGTGGTCCGGGAGATCTGCCGACGGCTCGACGGGCAGCCGCTGCCGATCGAGCTGGCCGCCGCGCGGGTCCGCAGTCTGGAGCCCGCCGAGATCGCGGAGCGGTTGGCCGACCGCTTCCGGCTCCTGACGACGGGCTCCCGGACCGCGCTCCCCCGGCACCAGACGCTGCGCGCCGTCGTCGACTGGAGCTGGGACCTGCTCTCCGACGCCGAGCGGACCCTCGCCGCCCGCTTCGGCGCCTTCGCCGGGGCGGTCGACCTGCGCGCGGTCGAGGCCGTGTGCGGGGACGAGGCGTTCGACCTGCTCGGGCTGCTGGTGGAGAAGTCGCTGGTCGTCGCGGTGCCCGGGGAACCGACGCGGTACCGCATGCTCGAGACGATCCGCGAGTACGCGCTGGCCCGGCTCGACGCCGCCGTGGACCGGGACGCCGTGGTCGCGGCTCACGCGGCGTGGGTGCTCGCCGTCCTCGAACCCGTGGAACCGGCGCTGCGGGGCGGCGGGCAGCTCGACGCGCTGGCCGTGGTCCGAGCCGTCGACGGTGAGGCGGTGCGGGCCCTCGAGCGGGCGGTCGAGGCCGGCGACGCCGTCCGGGGACACCGTCTGCTCGCCGCCCTCACGTGGAGCTGGGTGGTGCGCGGGGACATGGCGAGCCTCATCCGGTGGTCCGAGCGACTCTTCACCCTCCCGGTCCCGACGACGGGGACGGATGTCGCGGTCAACCGGTCGCTGCACACCGTGCTGCTGGCCGTCACCGTGCCCGGCACCGACGTCCGCGGCGGGTCGGCCGCCGTCCTCGCGATGCTCCCGGAGCTGCCCCGGCCCCTGCACCCCGTGGTCGCCCTGCACGAGCCGACCGCCCGGGCGTTCCTCGACGACGACCGCTCCGGCCTGGTCGACCTCGCCGCGGCCGCGGACGACCCGTGGCTCCGGGCGGCGGCCGCCCAGCTCGCGGCCGTGCACGCCGAGAACGCGGGCGACCTCGCCGGGCAGCGCCGGGCCCTGCGCGCCGCCTACGACGGGTTCGCCGCGCTCGGCGACCGCTTCGGGCTCGGGATGACGACGTTCTCGCTGGGCGAGCTCGAGGACCTCGCCGGGGACCGGGTCGCGGCCCGCCGGACGTTCGCCGCGGCGATCGCGCTGGCGGCGGAGCTGGACAACGCCGACGACGTCCCGCAGTACCGCATGCGCCTGGCCGCCCTCGCGGCCCGCGACGGGGACGCGACCGAGGCCCGGGAGCAGCTGCGTCTGGCCACCGAGGCCGCCCGGGGCTCGAACGACCCGGGCACCGCGGCCTGGCTCGCCTGGAGCGGCGCCGACGTGCAGCGGCGGCTCGGCGACCCCGACCGGGCGCTCGCGACCCTGCGGGCGCACCCGCCGTCGTCCGGCGACGGTCTGGGCCCGGGCCGCGCCCAGCGGGAGGCGATGGTCCACGACCTCACCGCCTCCGCCCTCATCGACCTCGGCCGGCTCGACGAGGCCCGCGTCGAGGTCGAGGCCGCCCGCCGCGCGGGTGAGGAGGCGAAGGACGGCCCGGTGCGGGGCCAGGTCGCCGAGACCGCCGCCCGGCTGGCCCTCGCCGAGGGCGACCCCGGACGCGCGGCCGACCTGCTGGCGGAGGCCGTCGCCCGGCGCGGGGCCCTGCACCTCGGCGACCCCGACGTCGTCGCGACCCGGGACGGATGTGGCTTCACCCCGACCGCGTGA
- a CDS encoding MSMEG_0569 family flavin-dependent oxidoreductase, giving the protein MTVTPLPTRGRPDVPGDLTGVHRPVIVIGGGQAGLSMSRCLSKVGVDHLVLERDEVAHSWKTYRWDTFCLVTPNWQCNLPDFPYGEGGFGGTDPHGFMVRSQIVEYLEAYRAFVDPPLLEGVGVNRLFRDDHGTYHLATTAGECTADQVVVATGGYHTPITPPLSQPLPDSVTQVQSQDYRSGAQLPPGEVLVVGSGQSGAQIAEDLHLEGRTVHLVVGDAPRVARFYRGRDVTDWLDEMGYYRMPVTEHPRREAVRAQANHYVTGRDGGRDIDLRAHARDGMRLYGLMTDHRDGVLHFNPDLTERLDHADEVSESIKDTIDKYIADRHLDVPAEERYTPVWQPTETTELRLADTDITSVVWCIGFRQNFSWVDVPVFSGRGAPGHQRGVTSAPGLYFLGLPWQWTWGSGRFSGVGDDARYLAERIRSQRGLTTAGGRGDVCNVLALGS; this is encoded by the coding sequence ATGACCGTCACGCCGCTTCCCACCCGCGGCCGCCCCGACGTCCCGGGCGACCTCACCGGTGTCCACCGTCCCGTGATCGTCATCGGGGGCGGCCAGGCCGGCCTGTCGATGAGCCGCTGCCTGTCGAAGGTCGGGGTCGACCACCTCGTCCTCGAGCGCGACGAGGTGGCGCACTCGTGGAAGACCTACCGGTGGGACACGTTCTGCCTGGTCACCCCGAACTGGCAGTGCAACCTGCCGGACTTCCCGTACGGCGAGGGCGGTTTCGGGGGGACCGACCCGCACGGGTTCATGGTCCGCTCGCAGATCGTCGAGTACCTCGAGGCCTACCGGGCGTTCGTCGACCCGCCGCTGCTCGAGGGCGTCGGCGTGAACCGCCTGTTCCGCGACGACCACGGCACCTACCACCTCGCGACGACCGCGGGCGAGTGCACGGCCGACCAGGTCGTCGTCGCGACCGGCGGTTACCACACCCCGATCACCCCGCCGCTGTCCCAGCCGCTGCCGGACTCCGTGACGCAGGTCCAGTCGCAGGACTACAGGTCCGGCGCGCAGCTGCCGCCCGGTGAGGTGCTCGTGGTGGGCTCCGGGCAGTCCGGGGCGCAGATCGCGGAGGACCTGCACCTCGAGGGACGGACGGTCCACCTCGTCGTCGGCGACGCCCCGCGGGTGGCCCGCTTCTACCGCGGCCGCGACGTCACCGACTGGCTCGACGAGATGGGCTACTACCGCATGCCCGTCACCGAACACCCGCGCCGGGAGGCGGTCCGGGCGCAGGCCAACCACTACGTCACCGGCCGCGACGGCGGGCGCGACATCGACCTGCGCGCCCACGCCCGCGACGGCATGCGGCTCTACGGGCTGATGACCGACCACCGCGACGGCGTCCTGCACTTCAACCCGGACCTCACCGAGCGCCTCGACCACGCCGACGAGGTGTCCGAGTCGATCAAGGACACGATCGACAAGTACATCGCCGACCGCCACCTCGACGTCCCGGCCGAGGAGCGCTACACCCCGGTCTGGCAGCCCACCGAGACCACCGAGCTGCGCCTGGCCGACACGGACATCACGTCCGTCGTCTGGTGCATCGGCTTCCGGCAGAACTTCTCGTGGGTCGACGTCCCGGTGTTCTCCGGCCGTGGCGCGCCCGGCCACCAGCGCGGCGTGACCTCCGCGCCCGGCCTGTACTTCCTCGGCCTGCCCTGGCAGTGGACGTGGGGCTCGGGCCGGTTCTCCGGGGTCGGCGACGACGCCCGCTACCTCGCCGAGCGCATCCGCTCCCAGCGTGGGCTCACGACGGCGGGTGGGCGCGGCGACGTCTGCAACGTCCTGGCGTTGGGGTCCTGA
- a CDS encoding MSMEG_0572/Sll0783 family nitrogen starvation response protein — protein sequence MTTAELSDVEQKSLQEIPHPSLPEGSSIYGGTKVFPDLQAENGETYFTLVHGIAHESSVSFVAVLQATRALRKGFETAIYFYGPGSLNCLATRGFPTTGSSAFPGEHNINDQLKTFISEGGKAYCCRFGLSLHGAREEDLIEGVIPTHPLDVQDALIYYARKGAIINSTYQL from the coding sequence ATGACCACGGCCGAACTGTCCGACGTCGAGCAGAAGAGCCTCCAGGAGATCCCGCACCCCTCGCTGCCCGAGGGCTCGAGCATCTACGGCGGCACCAAGGTCTTCCCCGACCTGCAGGCCGAGAACGGCGAGACCTACTTCACCCTCGTGCACGGCATCGCGCACGAGTCCTCGGTCAGCTTCGTCGCGGTCCTCCAGGCCACCCGTGCGCTGCGCAAGGGCTTCGAGACGGCCATCTACTTCTACGGCCCCGGCTCGCTGAACTGCCTCGCCACCCGCGGCTTCCCGACGACGGGCAGCTCGGCCTTCCCCGGTGAGCACAACATCAACGACCAGCTGAAGACGTTCATCAGCGAGGGCGGCAAGGCGTACTGCTGCCGCTTCGGGCTGTCGCTGCACGGCGCCCGCGAGGAGGACCTCATCGAGGGCGTCATCCCGACGCACCCGCTCGACGTCCAGGACGCGCTCATCTACTACGCACGCAAGGGCGCGATCATCAACTCGACCTACCAGCTCTAG
- a CDS encoding MSMEG_0568 family radical SAM protein: protein MAVRGVAVDLGSTIPLRRPGGAGPSDDGHLLVDGLKTTLPINPSSPFRLRDGRLVRTGPDGGITDLGVAVDTVARPAFYDLTTADGVRYEQLARLHGNDVLATTVVQTCVRYGEADRCRFCAIEQSLAGGATTAVKTPAQLAEVAEAAVRLDGVRQLVMTTGTSNGRDRGARHLARCTAAVRAAVPTLPIQVQCEPPAPDDLAALQALKDAGADAIGIHVESLDDAVRRRWMPGKATVPLSQYWAAWEESVRLFGRNAVSTYLIVGLGEDPDELVAGAERLIDAGVYPFVVPYRPIPGTLAFADGDPAPEPALLADVTARVAAALRAAGMRGADQAAGCAACGACSALSAAGG from the coding sequence GTGGCAGTCCGCGGCGTCGCGGTCGATCTCGGGTCCACGATTCCCCTGCGCCGCCCCGGCGGCGCCGGCCCCTCCGACGACGGGCACCTGCTCGTCGACGGCCTGAAGACCACCCTGCCGATCAACCCGTCGAGCCCCTTCCGGCTCCGGGACGGCCGGCTCGTGCGCACCGGTCCCGACGGCGGGATCACCGACCTCGGCGTGGCCGTCGACACCGTCGCCCGGCCCGCCTTCTACGACCTCACCACCGCCGACGGCGTCCGCTACGAGCAGCTCGCCCGCCTGCACGGCAACGACGTGCTCGCGACGACGGTGGTGCAGACCTGCGTCCGCTACGGCGAGGCCGACCGGTGCCGCTTCTGCGCCATCGAGCAGTCGCTCGCCGGTGGCGCGACGACCGCCGTGAAGACGCCCGCCCAGCTCGCCGAGGTCGCCGAGGCCGCGGTCCGGCTCGACGGCGTCCGCCAGCTCGTCATGACGACGGGGACGAGCAACGGCCGCGACCGCGGCGCCCGCCACCTCGCCCGCTGCACGGCCGCGGTCCGGGCGGCGGTCCCGACGCTGCCGATCCAGGTGCAGTGCGAACCTCCGGCACCGGACGACCTCGCCGCCCTGCAGGCGCTCAAGGACGCCGGCGCCGACGCGATCGGCATCCACGTCGAGTCCCTCGACGACGCCGTGCGTCGCCGATGGATGCCGGGCAAGGCGACCGTCCCGCTGTCGCAGTACTGGGCGGCGTGGGAGGAGAGCGTCCGGCTCTTCGGTCGCAACGCCGTCTCCACCTACCTGATCGTCGGCCTCGGTGAGGACCCCGACGAGCTGGTCGCGGGGGCGGAGCGGCTGATCGACGCCGGCGTCTACCCCTTCGTCGTCCCCTACCGCCCGATCCCCGGCACCCTCGCCTTCGCCGACGGCGACCCGGCACCCGAACCCGCCCTCCTCGCCGACGTCACCGCCCGGGTGGCAGCGGCCCTGCGGGCGGCCGGGATGCGCGGCGCCGACCAGGCGGCCGGGTGCGCGGCCTGCGGCGCCTGCTCCGCGCTCTCCGCGGCGGGAGGCTGA